Proteins from one Astatotilapia calliptera chromosome 8, fAstCal1.2, whole genome shotgun sequence genomic window:
- the ppa1a gene encoding inorganic pyrophosphatase 2, mitochondrial, producing the protein MSFTIEEKGRPNTQEYRVYFKNSEGKYISPFHDVPIYANEAENIFHAIVEVPRWTNAKMEIATKDPLNPLKQDVKKGNLRYVANVFPHKGYIWNYGAIPQTWEDPNHKDSDTGCCGDNDPIDICDIGNKVCSRGEVIKVKVLGTLALIDEGETDWKVIVINTEDPEAGSFNNIDDVRRLKPGYLEATVDWFKRYKVPDGKPENQFAFNGEFKDRDFAIETVKSTHEFWKALISKMTNAGELNCMNTSVSDSPFCCSAGDAEAVVKSACAFGAEEPIPSSVDKWFYYDK; encoded by the exons ATGAGCTTTACCATCGAGGAGAAGGGCAGGCCGAACACCCAGGAGTACAGGGTGTATTTCA AAAACTCTGAGGGCAAATACATCTCTCCCTTTCACGATGTACCCATCTATGCAAATGAAGCAGAG aatatttttcATGCCATTGTTGAAGTTCCAAGGTGGACAAATGCAAAGATGGAG ATTGCCACTAAAGATCCTCTCAATCCACTGAAGCAAGACGTGAAGAAGGGCAATCTTCGTTATGTAGCAAATGTGTTTCCCCATAAAGGTTATATCTGGAATTATGGAGCTATACCGCAG ACATGGGAAGACCCCAACCACAAGGACAGCGACACAGGATGCTGCGGAGACAATGATCCCATCGATATATGTGACATAGGAAATAAG GTGTGCTCTCGAGGAGAAGTAATCAAAGTGAAGGTTTTGGGAACTCTGGCTTTGATCGATGAGGGTGAAACAGACTGGAAGGTCATAGTGATCAATACTGAGGACCCAGAAGCTGGCAGTTTTAACA ATATTGATGATGTGAGGCGACTTAAGCCCGGCTACCTGGAGGCAACTGTTGATTGGTTTAAAAGATACAAAGTACCAGATGGGAAACCTGAAAATCAGTTTGCTTTTAACGGAGAGTTCAAGGACCGG GACTTTGCCATTGAAACAGTGAAGAGCACACATGAGTTTTGGAAGGCACTGATTTCTAAGATGACCAATGCCGGCGAGTTAAACTG CATGAACACCAGCGTTTCAGATAGTCCgttctgctgctctgctggGGATGCCGAGGCAGTAGTTAAATCT GCATGTGCTTTTGGAGCTGAAGAACCTATTCCAAGTTCAG ttGACAAATGGTTCTACTATGACAAGTGA
- the ndr2 gene encoding nodal-related 2 has protein sequence MRSWGALGVALHASLLALLAQGIHKSSDGVFMRPLHRFAVMDRGTGYHLPSYMMQLYRNFKSNFSGLMDTMEQDAARQADTVKSMMAKNLKYRHRSWVATFDLHALGADKQIQAAELRIKLPWTMNVSNISVEVYHHHDQDQHLLALLTESSLVTSSQSWKVFNMTNPLLSWLKEKSTTRIRHKRVSRRRKVIKKKRGLPLPDEPVYETSLTKDQDVSDRALLVVFSHTGSDENSKAKASLLHTAEQSKFFSPAEIKKRRRSKRGQREQTARTPQLFKRVSEKSLCRKVDLHVDFNQIGWGSWIVFPKKYNAYRCEGSCPSPLREDLNPTNHAYMQSLLKHFHPDRVASPCCAPTKMSPLSMLYYENGEMLLRHHEDMIVDQCGCQ, from the exons ATGCGCTCATGGGGAGCTTTGGGTGTTGCGCTCCATGCATCTTTGCTGGCGCTGCTGGCTCAAGGGATTCATAAATCCAGCGATGGGGTGTTTATGAGGCCGCTGCACCGTTTTGCCGTGATGGACCGAGGAACTGGATATCACCTGCCGAGCTACATGATGCAACTTTACAGGAATTTCAAGTCGAATTTTTCCGGTCTTATGGATACGATGGAGCAAGATGCCGCAAGACAAGCGGACACCGTGAAGAGTATGATGGCTAAAA ATTTGAAGTACAGACATAGATCCTGGGTGGCGACATTTGACCTCCATGCGCTGGGAGCTGACAAACAAATCCAGGCAGCAGAGTTGAGAATCAAGCTACCTTGGACAATGAATGTTTCCAACATTAGTGTGGAGGTGTATCACCACCATGACCAGGATCAGCATCTGCTGGCACTGCTCACAGAATCGTCACTAGTCACATCATCGCAGAGCTGGAAAGTATTCAACATGACAAATCCCCTCTTGAGCTGGCTTAAAGAGAAATCAACAACAAGAATTCGACACAAGCGAGTGTCAAGAAGAAGGAAAGTGATAAAGAAAAAGCGAGGCCTGCCTCTTCCCGATGAGCCTGTTTATGAAACAAGTTTGACAAAAGACCAGGATGTGAGTGACCGGGCCTTGCTGGTTGTCTTCTCACACACAGGGTCTGATGAAAACTCAAAGGCTAAAGCGAGCTTACTCCATACAGCTGAACAATCCAAGTTCTTCTCCCCTGCTGAAATCAAAAAGAGGCGAAGGAGCAAACGGGGCCAGAGAGAGCAAACAGCAAGAACCCCACAGCTGTTcaaaagagtgagtgaaaaatcGCTCTGTCGCAAAGTGGACCTGCATGTCGACTTTAATCAGATTGGCTGGGGGTCCTGGATTGTCTTTCCTAAAAAATACAATGCCTACCGCTGTGAAGGCTCCTGCCCTAGTCCTCTGAGAGAAGACTTAAACCCAACCAATCATGCCTACATGCAG agtCTCCTGAAGCATTTCCACCCTGACAGAGTGGCCTCACCCTGCTGTGCACCAACCAAAATGAGCCCACTGAGCATGTTGTACTATGAAAATGGAGAGATGCTCCTTCGACACCACGAGGATATGATTGTGGATCAGTGCGGGTGCCAGTGA
- the lrrc20 gene encoding leucine-rich repeat-containing protein 20, whose translation MAEAVAKVARRINATVEEGKDSVDLSKCMLASFPDGVFKVLRTVTENIRVITLADNEMKVVSSKFFTTFTQLRELDLQGNVLTKLPDSVSEMKHLTSINLANNKFSIFPDKLTEIATLERIDLQGNSLTEVPLEKLSDMPSLKWLNVKSNPLDSNTKSALQSPHKFDILSTAES comes from the exons atggCTGAGGCTGTTGCAAAAGTGGCCCGGAGGATTAATGCTACTGTAGAGGAGGGAAAAGATAGTGTGG ACCTGTCAAAATGCATgctagcttctttcccagacgGTGTGTTCAAAGTCCTGAGGACTGTCACAGAAAACATCCGAGTTATCACATTGGCTGACAATGAGATGAAGGTCGTTTCTAGCAAGTTCTTTACAACTTTCACTCAGCTCAGAG AACTGGACCTGCAAGGAAATGTGCTCACCAAACTGCCCGATTCTGTGTCGGAAATGAAGCATCTGACCAGCATCAACCTGGCTAATAACAAGTTCTCCATCTTCCCTGATAAGCTTACTGAAATAGCCACACTGGAGCGTATTGATCTTCAGGGAAATAGCCTTACTG AAGTACCACTGGAGAAGTTGTCTGACATGCCATCGCTGAAGTGGCTGAATGTGAAGTCAAACCCTCTGGACTCAAACACAAAGTCAGCTCTGCAGTCTCCTCataaatttgacattttgtcAACAGCAGAGTCCTAA